One genomic segment of Thermoanaerobaculia bacterium includes these proteins:
- a CDS encoding pyridoxamine 5'-phosphate oxidase family protein has product MISPELAAFIESGISVIVGTRDARLRPDCVRGAGVRADPGAGTLTVFLPAATSERALANLADNGRIAVTITRAIDHRSLQVKGGALEVRPSTADERREIVRYLDLLAVDWGHVGVPRQATRSMNHWPAFTVTFRCEALFEQTPGPGAGGPLTRETAALSHGRVGA; this is encoded by the coding sequence GTGATCAGTCCCGAGCTCGCAGCATTCATCGAGTCCGGCATCTCCGTGATTGTCGGCACACGGGACGCGCGTCTGCGCCCCGACTGCGTTCGCGGGGCGGGAGTCCGGGCCGATCCCGGAGCCGGAACGTTGACCGTCTTCCTGCCGGCCGCGACCTCCGAGCGTGCCCTCGCCAACCTCGCCGACAACGGCCGGATCGCGGTGACGATCACTCGCGCCATCGACCACCGCTCGCTGCAGGTGAAGGGAGGCGCCCTCGAAGTCCGGCCGTCGACGGCCGACGAGCGGCGCGAGATCGTGCGCTATCTCGATCTCCTCGCCGTCGACTGGGGCCACGTCGGAGTCCCCCGGCAGGCCACGAGGTCGATGAACCACTGGCCGGCCTTCACGGTCACGTTTCGCTGCGAGGCGCTCTTCGAGCAGACGCCCGGGCCTGGCGCCGGCGGCCCGCTGACGCGGGAAACGGCGGCCCTCTCCCACGGCAGAGTCGGCGCATGA
- a CDS encoding diheme cytochrome c-553 produces the protein MKIAAKGITIAMALVAVTVVGTQAQSPAALPAGDRAPDRVALGAKFVQLGGCDDCHTTKKMGPNGPELDMSRRLAGHPQEMVMPPAPELAPGPWVATVAGTLTAWSGPWGVTFTQNLTPDPETGLGKWTEEEFLAALQTGRHQGRGREILPPMPWQQYSTLPEEDLRAIWAFLRTLPPVKNKVPDPLPPAAPMAPMAPPAAPSK, from the coding sequence ATGAAGATCGCTGCGAAAGGAATCACCATCGCGATGGCGCTGGTCGCCGTCACCGTCGTCGGTACCCAGGCCCAGTCGCCTGCCGCGCTGCCCGCTGGCGACAGGGCTCCCGACCGGGTCGCCCTGGGCGCCAAGTTCGTGCAGCTCGGCGGCTGCGACGACTGCCACACCACGAAGAAAATGGGGCCCAACGGCCCCGAGCTGGACATGTCCCGGAGACTCGCCGGGCACCCGCAGGAGATGGTCATGCCGCCTGCCCCCGAGCTCGCGCCGGGCCCCTGGGTGGCGACCGTCGCGGGAACGTTGACCGCCTGGTCGGGGCCTTGGGGGGTGACCTTTACCCAGAACCTGACACCCGATCCGGAGACCGGGCTCGGCAAGTGGACCGAGGAGGAGTTCCTGGCGGCGCTGCAGACCGGCCGTCACCAGGGGCGCGGCCGGGAGATCCTCCCGCCGATGCCCTGGCAGCAGTATTCGACGCTCCCCGAGGAGGATCTGCGGGCGATCTGGGCCTTCCTGCGGACCCTCCCGCCGGTGAAGAACAAGGTCCCGGACCCGCTCCCTCCAGCTGCTCCGATGGCTCCGATGGCTCCGCCCGCAGCCCCGTCGAAGTAG
- a CDS encoding DUF4910 domain-containing protein — protein sequence MRPSAPLRRPASVLPGLWILPAVALAASPVAAPPVSLPPLLSAAETAALAQEVSGEAAMRTVEGLSRQHRMRGSTGFDAAGQLVLEALESYGLTEVAPIVLPADGAIFYGTQRSRPAWNARFAELWELDAAGARVERLASWEEAPLGLAQDSVAGEVASAELVDVGAGTHETDYAGKAVGGRLVLTSSQPEAVATLAVGGHGAKGIVSWAQNQHQGWWGEDASLVRWGHLDGFAEVRTFAFMVSPARGRALAGRLAAGETVRLAARVDAGALPGAYSIPSATIRGVDPQVGTEEIVYSCHLDHPRPGANDNASGCATILEVARTLSKLIREGRLAPPRRTLRFVWPPEIEGTHALLAGRPDLARRFKAALHLDMVGGGPETRAVFHVTRGPASLPSFVHDLAAAGAVWLNEQSMTYAATGSAAFPLLSPRGGKEPLRAEPTGLTLGSDHEVYNDSSFGIPAIYFNDWPDRFIHTDRDLPANLDSTKLGRVAFLAAATGWALANLDDSDVPALWRLQRSAALGRAATTVERAAKLDRFESENLARFTAARERALFGSLSHFALSPSGLTEEAARFFATFDALVARPATPARRGGTIYRRDPAHPGTTTTFGYSWLPDHLGTERVVALRLPEFTGLWGGGGDYTYEALNLVDGQRTTLEIRDALAATYGPVPLEVVEEYLLALRDAGLLLPAR from the coding sequence ATGCGACCCTCTGCGCCCCTGCGCCGCCCGGCCTCGGTTCTCCCGGGCCTCTGGATTCTGCCCGCGGTGGCGCTCGCCGCCTCGCCCGTTGCCGCCCCGCCGGTGTCACTGCCGCCGCTCCTCTCCGCAGCCGAGACCGCGGCCCTCGCCCAGGAGGTCTCCGGCGAGGCGGCGATGCGCACCGTCGAGGGGCTCTCGCGCCAGCACCGGATGCGCGGCTCGACGGGCTTCGATGCCGCAGGGCAGCTGGTGCTCGAGGCGCTCGAGAGCTACGGCCTCACCGAGGTCGCGCCGATCGTCCTGCCGGCTGACGGCGCGATCTTCTACGGTACGCAGCGCTCGCGCCCGGCGTGGAACGCACGCTTCGCCGAGCTCTGGGAGCTCGACGCCGCGGGCGCGCGGGTCGAGCGCCTGGCGAGCTGGGAGGAGGCGCCGCTGGGCTTGGCACAGGACAGTGTCGCCGGCGAAGTGGCGAGCGCCGAGCTCGTCGATGTGGGCGCCGGAACGCATGAGACCGACTACGCCGGGAAGGCGGTCGGTGGACGCCTGGTGCTGACCTCGTCGCAACCCGAGGCGGTCGCCACGCTTGCCGTCGGCGGCCACGGTGCCAAAGGCATCGTGAGCTGGGCGCAGAACCAGCATCAGGGTTGGTGGGGCGAGGACGCCTCGCTCGTCCGTTGGGGCCATCTCGACGGCTTTGCCGAGGTCCGGACGTTCGCCTTCATGGTCTCGCCGGCTCGCGGCCGCGCGCTCGCCGGGCGCCTTGCGGCGGGAGAGACGGTGCGGCTCGCGGCGCGAGTCGACGCCGGCGCCCTGCCGGGGGCCTATTCCATTCCCTCGGCGACGATTCGCGGCGTCGATCCGCAGGTCGGCACCGAAGAGATCGTCTACAGCTGTCACCTCGATCATCCGCGCCCGGGCGCCAACGACAACGCCAGCGGCTGCGCGACGATCCTCGAGGTGGCGCGTACCCTCTCGAAGCTGATCCGCGAGGGCCGGCTCGCGCCCCCGCGACGGACGCTGCGCTTCGTCTGGCCGCCCGAGATCGAGGGCACGCACGCGCTCCTCGCCGGACGCCCCGACCTCGCACGGCGGTTCAAGGCGGCGCTGCACCTCGATATGGTCGGCGGCGGGCCGGAAACCCGGGCGGTTTTTCACGTCACTCGCGGCCCGGCCAGCCTGCCGTCGTTCGTGCACGATCTCGCGGCGGCCGGCGCAGTCTGGCTGAACGAGCAGTCGATGACCTACGCTGCGACCGGCAGCGCGGCCTTCCCGCTGCTCTCCCCCCGCGGCGGCAAGGAGCCGCTGCGCGCCGAGCCGACCGGACTCACCCTCGGCAGCGACCACGAGGTCTACAACGACTCATCGTTCGGCATTCCGGCGATCTACTTCAACGACTGGCCCGACCGCTTCATCCACACCGACCGCGACCTGCCGGCGAATCTCGATTCGACCAAGCTCGGTCGCGTCGCCTTCCTCGCCGCGGCGACGGGTTGGGCGCTGGCGAATCTCGACGACTCCGATGTCCCCGCGCTCTGGCGGCTGCAGCGCTCGGCGGCGCTCGGCCGCGCGGCGACGACGGTGGAACGCGCGGCGAAGCTCGACCGCTTCGAATCCGAGAACCTCGCCCGCTTCACCGCTGCCCGGGAGCGCGCACTTTTCGGCTCCCTGTCGCACTTCGCGCTCTCCCCGAGCGGTCTCACCGAGGAGGCCGCCCGGTTCTTCGCCACTTTCGATGCCCTGGTGGCACGGCCGGCGACGCCCGCGCGTCGCGGCGGCACGATCTACCGCCGCGACCCGGCGCATCCCGGAACCACCACCACGTTCGGCTACTCCTGGCTCCCCGACCACCTCGGCACGGAACGGGTGGTGGCTCTCCGTCTGCCGGAGTTCACCGGCCTCTGGGGGGGCGGCGGTGACTACACCTACGAAGCGCTCAACCTGGTCGACGGACAGCGGACGACGCTCGAGATCCGCGACGCGCTCGCCGCGACCTACGGTCCGGTGCCCCTCGAGGTGGTGGAGGAGTACCTCCTGGCGTTGCGCGACGCCGGACTCCTCCTCCCCGCCCGTTAG
- a CDS encoding AraC family transcriptional regulator, which yields MSHDTAMLYEELPPEGPLGELVECFWHAVDRAPRLGRPPEHIVPDGCPEIIVHLGDPFSRQVDGRWRRQRREFLAGTLSRPWSLRAGRVVDTFGIRFRAGALPALFAVDMRATVDRELPLVRLTGAPAARRLREALAPSPQLATRATAATSWLAEEIGAARRPFDSPCTRAVALIVASRGGLRVEEIARRLNLSRRQLERAFAAGLGIGPKLYARIVRLQAALLEIGDEQRAAGVEAALAAGYFDQSHLLRDFRGLAGRAATRPRQADGEMARHFTDPHRLLALLGGE from the coding sequence GTGAGCCACGACACTGCGATGCTCTATGAGGAGCTGCCTCCCGAAGGCCCCCTGGGAGAGCTCGTCGAGTGTTTCTGGCATGCGGTCGATCGCGCGCCGCGGCTCGGACGCCCGCCGGAGCACATCGTGCCCGACGGCTGCCCGGAGATCATCGTCCATCTGGGCGACCCCTTCTCTCGCCAGGTGGACGGACGATGGCGACGCCAGAGACGGGAGTTTCTCGCCGGCACGCTGTCGCGCCCCTGGAGCCTGCGCGCCGGACGCGTCGTCGACACCTTCGGCATCCGTTTCCGGGCAGGCGCCCTGCCCGCGCTCTTCGCCGTCGACATGCGCGCGACGGTCGATCGCGAGCTCCCGCTCGTGCGGCTCACGGGAGCGCCTGCTGCACGCCGGCTCCGGGAGGCGCTCGCGCCCTCCCCGCAGCTCGCCACCCGCGCTACGGCAGCGACCTCCTGGCTCGCAGAGGAGATCGGCGCCGCTCGGCGTCCTTTCGACAGCCCGTGCACACGAGCTGTCGCGCTGATCGTCGCCAGCCGCGGTGGTCTGCGCGTCGAAGAGATCGCACGCCGGCTCAACCTGTCGCGCCGTCAGCTCGAGCGCGCCTTCGCCGCCGGCCTGGGGATCGGACCCAAGCTCTACGCCCGCATCGTCCGGCTCCAGGCGGCGCTGCTCGAGATCGGCGACGAGCAGCGTGCCGCCGGCGTCGAAGCCGCGCTCGCCGCCGGCTACTTCGACCAGTCGCACCTGCTGCGCGATTTTCGCGGCCTCGCCGGCCGCGCCGCGACGCGGCCGCGGCAGGCCGACGGCGAGATGGCGCGTCACTTCACCGATCCCCACCGGCTTCTCGCCCTGCTCGGCGGTGAGTGA
- a CDS encoding transposase: protein MTRIARIVVPGVPHHVTQRGARRMQVFFCEDDYETYRRLLREQVLRYKVSVWDYCLMPNHLHLIVVPSDRFGLARALAATHRRYALLTNGRHGWRGHLWQERFWSFPMNEASLSVVTRYVLLNPVRAGLVDRAEEWPFSSARQHLGISQDNLAEGRALDSRIGDWGGLLGEAEKEDELAAVRQHSATGRPMGDARYVSEIEALLGRKIQSKPQGRPRRTS, encoded by the coding sequence ATGACCCGAATTGCGCGCATCGTGGTTCCAGGCGTTCCCCACCACGTCACCCAGAGGGGGGCGAGGCGAATGCAGGTCTTCTTCTGCGAGGACGACTACGAGACCTACCGGCGTCTCCTGCGTGAGCAGGTCCTGCGCTACAAGGTCAGCGTCTGGGATTACTGCCTGATGCCCAACCACCTGCACTTGATCGTGGTGCCGAGCGATCGCTTCGGTTTGGCGCGCGCGCTCGCCGCGACCCATCGCCGCTACGCCTTGCTGACGAATGGTCGCCACGGTTGGCGCGGCCATCTTTGGCAGGAGCGTTTCTGGTCGTTTCCCATGAACGAGGCCTCGCTGTCGGTAGTGACTCGCTACGTTCTGCTCAACCCCGTGCGGGCAGGGCTGGTCGATCGAGCTGAGGAGTGGCCATTCTCGAGCGCGCGCCAGCATCTCGGAATATCGCAGGACAACCTCGCCGAAGGACGGGCTCTCGACTCCCGAATCGGTGACTGGGGTGGCCTGCTCGGCGAGGCCGAGAAAGAGGACGAGCTGGCAGCGGTTCGGCAGCACTCTGCGACCGGAAGGCCGATGGGCGATGCCCGCTACGTCTCTGAAATCGAAGCGCTGTTGGGTCGAAAGATCCAGTCGAAGCCTCAAGGGCGGCCGCGAAGAACGTCCTGA
- a CDS encoding S1 RNA-binding domain-containing protein codes for MADSTQPDAGQDFAALLDAFEKKQAEGDKKGPQATQGPQVGDRVSVKIVGFGEETAFVDLGRKAEGSIPLSQLTDDEGQRTVAIGDTVEAIVASTSDDGIVLRVRASRGPAAPAELQQAYTYGLPVDGTVAAVVKGGVEVTVSGVRAFCPISQIDNRYVEDAAVFVGQRLAFRITRFEEGKGRGMNLVLSRRALLEEEAQAKAAAARERIQVGQTVRGTVTSLAAYGAFVDIGGIEGLLHVSELGHGRVAHPQDVVAVGQELEVQILKITPAEGDKGRDKISLSRRALVKDPWQEEASRLVTGSRRQGKVARLELFGAFIELAPGVDGLLHISELAAGSGREVRHPRELLKIGQAIEVAILSVDRETRRIALGMPAKGDEAGAEDLAQARAGTGGSGFGAFGDFFARAGKPKG; via the coding sequence ATGGCGGACTCGACACAACCCGACGCCGGGCAGGACTTCGCTGCCCTGCTCGACGCTTTCGAAAAGAAGCAGGCCGAAGGCGACAAAAAGGGCCCGCAGGCCACGCAGGGCCCGCAAGTCGGCGACCGGGTTTCGGTGAAGATCGTCGGTTTCGGCGAGGAGACCGCGTTCGTCGACCTCGGGCGGAAGGCCGAGGGCAGCATTCCGCTCTCGCAGCTGACCGATGACGAGGGCCAGCGCACCGTCGCGATCGGCGATACCGTCGAAGCGATCGTCGCCTCGACCTCGGACGATGGCATCGTCCTGCGGGTTCGCGCCTCGCGGGGTCCGGCCGCGCCGGCCGAGTTGCAGCAGGCCTATACCTACGGCCTGCCGGTCGACGGCACGGTGGCGGCGGTCGTCAAGGGGGGCGTCGAAGTCACCGTCTCCGGCGTCCGCGCCTTCTGCCCGATCTCGCAGATCGACAATCGCTACGTCGAGGACGCCGCCGTCTTCGTCGGCCAGCGCCTCGCTTTCCGGATCACCCGCTTCGAGGAGGGCAAGGGGCGCGGCATGAATCTGGTGCTGTCGCGGCGCGCGCTGCTCGAAGAGGAGGCCCAGGCCAAGGCTGCGGCGGCGCGCGAGAGGATCCAGGTCGGCCAGACGGTGCGCGGCACGGTGACCTCGCTCGCCGCCTACGGCGCCTTCGTCGACATCGGCGGCATCGAAGGCCTGCTCCACGTCTCCGAGCTCGGACACGGGCGCGTCGCCCATCCGCAGGACGTCGTCGCGGTCGGCCAGGAGCTCGAGGTCCAGATCCTCAAGATCACCCCGGCGGAGGGCGACAAGGGGCGCGACAAGATCTCGCTCTCGCGCCGCGCCCTGGTGAAGGACCCCTGGCAAGAGGAGGCGTCGCGCCTCGTCACCGGCAGCCGGCGGCAGGGAAAGGTCGCGCGCCTCGAGCTCTTCGGCGCCTTCATCGAGCTCGCGCCGGGTGTCGACGGCCTGCTCCACATCTCCGAGCTCGCGGCCGGCAGCGGCCGCGAAGTGCGCCACCCGCGCGAGCTCCTCAAGATCGGCCAGGCGATCGAGGTCGCCATCCTCAGCGTCGACCGCGAAACGCGCCGCATCGCTCTCGGCATGCCGGCGAAGGGCGACGAAGCCGGCGCGGAGGATCTCGCCCAGGCCCGCGCCGGCACCGGCGGCAGCGGATTTGGCGCCTTCGGCGACTTCTTCGCGCGCGCCGGCAAGCCGAAGGGCTGA
- a CDS encoding pyridoxal phosphate-dependent aminotransferase: MTPHISARGRSMPASPIRKLMPVAEEAKRRGVKVYHLNIGQPDLETPAVMRARLERADKVFAYTPSNGTSEYLESLRLYYSRLGLALELDELIATTGGSEALLFAFFACTADGDDALVVEPYYTNYNSFATMAGVRLVPLRSKGEDGFHLPPRAAWERALTPRTRLVLLCNPNNPTGTVYSREELEMVAEFCRDHGLFLVADEVYREFVYDGAHSVSALSLPGFEDHVIVVDSLSKRYSACGIRLGSLATRNGEVYQAALRMAQGRLSPPGLAQLVASGAVELGKEYFEQVVNEYQGRRDLLFDGLTAIPGVFLRKPEGAFYFIARLPIVDSEDFARYLLAEFAHQQSTVMVAPAPGFYATRGLGNDEVRIAYVLKKEDLTRSVEVFAAGLTAYRAARGLGAIEELEKASLARSRRPDFFTPAV, from the coding sequence ATGACCCCCCACATCTCCGCGCGCGGCCGGTCGATGCCGGCCTCTCCGATCCGCAAGCTGATGCCGGTGGCCGAGGAGGCCAAGCGGCGCGGCGTCAAGGTCTACCACCTCAACATCGGCCAGCCGGATCTCGAGACGCCGGCGGTGATGCGGGCGCGCCTCGAGCGCGCCGACAAGGTCTTCGCCTACACGCCTTCGAACGGAACTTCGGAGTATCTCGAGTCGCTGCGTCTCTACTACAGCCGCCTGGGCCTCGCCCTCGAGCTCGACGAGCTGATCGCGACCACCGGCGGCAGCGAGGCGCTGCTCTTCGCCTTCTTCGCCTGCACCGCCGACGGCGACGACGCGCTGGTCGTCGAGCCGTACTACACCAACTACAACTCGTTCGCGACGATGGCGGGCGTGCGCCTCGTCCCCTTGCGCAGCAAGGGCGAGGACGGCTTCCACCTGCCGCCGCGCGCCGCCTGGGAGCGCGCCCTCACGCCGCGCACCCGGCTCGTGCTGCTGTGCAATCCGAACAATCCGACCGGCACCGTCTACTCCAGAGAAGAGCTGGAAATGGTCGCGGAGTTCTGCCGCGACCACGGCCTCTTCCTGGTTGCCGACGAGGTCTACCGCGAGTTCGTCTACGACGGCGCCCATTCGGTGTCGGCGCTGTCGCTCCCCGGTTTCGAGGACCACGTCATCGTCGTCGACAGCCTCTCGAAGCGCTACAGCGCCTGCGGCATCCGGCTCGGCTCGCTCGCGACAAGGAATGGCGAGGTCTACCAGGCGGCGCTGCGCATGGCCCAGGGACGCCTCTCGCCACCCGGACTCGCGCAGCTCGTGGCAAGCGGAGCGGTCGAGCTCGGCAAGGAGTACTTCGAGCAGGTGGTCAACGAGTACCAGGGCCGACGGGACCTGCTCTTCGACGGCCTCACCGCGATCCCGGGAGTCTTCCTGCGCAAGCCCGAGGGTGCCTTCTACTTCATCGCCCGGCTGCCGATCGTGGACAGCGAGGATTTCGCGCGTTACCTCCTCGCCGAGTTCGCGCACCAGCAATCGACCGTCATGGTGGCTCCGGCACCCGGCTTCTACGCCACCCGGGGCCTGGGCAACGATGAGGTGCGGATCGCCTACGTCCTGAAGAAGGAGGACCTGACGCGCTCTGTCGAGGTCTTCGCGGCCGGCCTCACGGCTTATCGAGCGGCGCGCGGTCTGGGCGCCATCGAGGAGCTCGAGAAGGCCTCCCTGGCGCGCTCCCGGCGGCCCGACTTCTTCACGCCGGCGGTTTGA
- a CDS encoding saccharopine dehydrogenase NADP-binding domain-containing protein, which produces MLIYGANGYTGELIAREAVRRGLTPTLAGRDEAAVAALAQSLALPWRAFGLADAAAVTAGIAGAGAVLHCAGPFVRTSRPMVDACLATGIHYLDITGEIAVFESILARDAEARRAGAVLLPGIGFDVVPTDCLARELQSRLPDAIHLDLAFVAEGGGWSRGTLATMIESLPHAGAMRRNGRIVPLPLAAESMEIDLPVGRRTVMSIAWGDVATAFHTTGIPNIRTFTGVPQREVRLLQRVRPLLPLAGFKPVKRLLQLWVRRTVTGPSADQRRRARTWIWGRAGNERGEAVTVYFSTAEGYALTARSAVEGALRVEAGGVPPGAWTPARAFGTPFLAELGPEFATPFVPPAGSPPTARR; this is translated from the coding sequence ATGCTGATCTACGGCGCCAACGGCTATACCGGTGAGCTCATCGCGCGCGAGGCGGTGCGGCGCGGACTGACGCCGACGCTCGCCGGGCGGGACGAGGCGGCCGTGGCGGCGCTCGCGCAGTCGCTCGCCCTCCCCTGGCGGGCCTTTGGGCTCGCCGATGCCGCCGCCGTGACCGCGGGCATCGCCGGCGCCGGCGCCGTCCTCCACTGCGCGGGCCCGTTCGTGCGCACCAGCCGGCCGATGGTCGACGCCTGCCTCGCCACGGGGATCCACTACCTCGACATCACGGGCGAGATCGCGGTTTTCGAATCGATCCTGGCGCGCGACGCCGAAGCCCGGCGGGCGGGAGCCGTCCTGCTGCCCGGCATCGGTTTCGACGTCGTGCCGACTGACTGCCTGGCGCGCGAGCTCCAGTCCCGGCTTCCGGATGCCATTCATCTCGACCTCGCCTTCGTCGCCGAGGGCGGCGGTTGGAGCCGCGGCACGCTCGCGACCATGATCGAGAGCCTGCCGCACGCCGGCGCCATGCGCCGCAACGGCCGGATCGTGCCGCTGCCTCTCGCCGCCGAGTCGATGGAGATCGACCTGCCTGTCGGACGCCGCACCGTGATGAGCATCGCCTGGGGGGATGTTGCGACCGCCTTTCACACCACCGGCATCCCGAACATCCGGACCTTCACCGGCGTGCCCCAGCGCGAGGTACGGCTGCTGCAGAGAGTCCGCCCGCTGCTGCCGCTCGCGGGCTTCAAGCCGGTCAAGCGGCTGCTGCAACTCTGGGTTCGGCGGACCGTCACCGGCCCCAGCGCGGACCAGCGCCGCCGCGCGCGAACCTGGATCTGGGGGAGGGCCGGGAACGAGCGCGGTGAAGCCGTGACGGTCTACTTTTCGACGGCCGAGGGCTATGCCCTCACGGCGCGCAGCGCGGTCGAGGGGGCGTTGCGCGTCGAGGCCGGCGGCGTGCCGCCGGGAGCCTGGACGCCGGCCCGTGCCTTCGGCACGCCGTTCCTCGCCGAGCTCGGCCCGGAGTTCGCCACGCCGTTCGTCCCGCCCGCAGGATCCCCGCCGACCGCCCGCCGGTAA
- a CDS encoding DUF2911 domain-containing protein, giving the protein MRRLSLPLAALLIGALGWVALTTLATGSAIANWAPCPRNWGWLPSYMPRESPLESHGFKIGKARVKICYGSPALGGRKMLGGVAVPYGKLWRTGANEPTTLHLDHVLRVGDLVLAAGSYSIYTIPGERDWTVIFNRSTQQWGLESAYTDEVAEQEVGRMLVRARTLDTPLENLRFTSAPSATAAVDLFLEWQRTQIRIPFDSGFAAPDPDDLPRDSGPD; this is encoded by the coding sequence ATGCGACGCCTCTCCCTCCCGCTCGCCGCCCTGCTGATCGGAGCCCTGGGCTGGGTCGCGCTCACGACCCTCGCGACCGGCTCGGCGATCGCGAACTGGGCTCCCTGCCCGCGCAACTGGGGTTGGTTGCCCAGCTACATGCCGCGCGAAAGCCCGCTGGAATCCCACGGCTTCAAGATCGGCAAGGCGCGCGTCAAGATCTGCTACGGCAGCCCGGCCCTGGGCGGGAGGAAGATGCTCGGCGGCGTCGCGGTACCATACGGCAAGCTCTGGCGGACGGGCGCGAACGAACCGACGACCCTGCATCTCGATCACGTGCTGCGGGTCGGCGACCTGGTGCTCGCAGCCGGCAGCTACTCGATCTATACGATTCCCGGCGAGCGCGACTGGACGGTGATCTTCAACCGCTCGACGCAGCAGTGGGGGCTCGAGTCCGCGTACACGGACGAGGTGGCGGAGCAGGAGGTCGGCCGGATGCTGGTGCGCGCCCGGACACTCGACACGCCGCTCGAGAACCTCCGGTTCACGAGCGCGCCGTCGGCAACCGCGGCGGTCGACCTGTTTCTCGAGTGGCAGCGCACCCAGATCCGCATTCCGTTCGATTCCGGTTTCGCCGCCCCCGACCCGGACGATCTCCCGCGCGACTCCGGACCCGACTGA
- a CDS encoding CoA transferase, whose protein sequence is MSGADARPLAGLRVLELGQILAGPFAGVMLGYFGADVVKVEAPGSGDPIRSWRLLDDDGTSLWWRSLGRNKRCVTLDLGHASGQALARRLAARADVLIENFRPGTMEGWGLGPDRLCAENPGLVFARISGFGQTGPYAARPGYASVCEAFGGLRHLTGNPGEVPVRANLSLGDSLAGLHGLVGILLALEARRRSGRGQVVDTSIFESVFNVLESVVPEFDRAGAVRGPSGPTVSGIVPSNAYPTAGGERVVIGANNSANFERLMTVVGRTDLAQDPDLRENPGRVRRQMEIDAAIACWTSSRTADAVVEQLVAAAVPVSTISTVADMFADPHYRARGLFESVEAGGRELLLPALMPKLAATPGGTDWPGPELGAHNVEVFRGELGLSAEELAELERLGVV, encoded by the coding sequence ATGAGCGGCGCGGACGCACGTCCCCTCGCGGGCCTCCGGGTCCTCGAGCTCGGCCAGATCCTCGCCGGACCGTTCGCCGGCGTGATGCTGGGCTATTTCGGGGCCGATGTCGTCAAGGTCGAAGCGCCCGGGAGCGGCGATCCGATCCGCTCCTGGCGGCTGCTCGACGACGACGGGACCTCGCTCTGGTGGCGTTCGCTGGGTCGCAACAAACGCTGTGTGACCCTCGACCTCGGGCACGCGAGCGGGCAGGCGCTCGCCCGCCGGCTCGCCGCCCGCGCCGATGTCCTGATCGAGAACTTCCGGCCGGGGACGATGGAGGGCTGGGGCCTCGGGCCGGACCGCCTCTGCGCGGAGAATCCGGGCCTGGTCTTCGCCCGCATCTCGGGCTTCGGGCAGACCGGGCCCTACGCCGCCCGGCCCGGCTACGCCTCGGTGTGCGAAGCGTTCGGCGGACTGCGCCACCTGACCGGCAACCCGGGCGAGGTGCCGGTGCGCGCCAATCTCTCGCTCGGCGACTCGCTGGCCGGCCTGCACGGCCTGGTCGGTATCCTGCTCGCCCTCGAGGCCCGGCGCCGGAGCGGGCGCGGGCAGGTCGTGGATACTTCGATCTTCGAATCGGTCTTCAACGTCCTCGAGTCGGTGGTGCCGGAGTTCGATCGCGCCGGAGCGGTGCGCGGACCCTCCGGACCCACTGTGAGCGGCATCGTGCCCTCGAACGCCTATCCCACGGCGGGCGGCGAGCGCGTCGTCATCGGCGCCAACAACAGCGCGAACTTCGAGCGCCTGATGACGGTCGTCGGCCGGACCGACCTGGCGCAGGATCCCGACCTCCGGGAAAATCCGGGGCGGGTGCGGCGACAGATGGAGATCGACGCGGCGATCGCCTGCTGGACGAGCTCGCGGACAGCCGACGCCGTCGTCGAGCAGCTGGTCGCGGCCGCGGTTCCGGTCTCGACCATCTCCACCGTCGCCGACATGTTCGCCGATCCGCACTACCGCGCCCGCGGTCTTTTCGAGAGCGTCGAGGCCGGCGGCCGGGAGCTCCTCCTGCCAGCGCTGATGCCGAAGTTGGCGGCGACACCGGGTGGGACCGATTGGCCGGGTCCCGAGCTCGGAGCGCACAACGTCGAGGTCTTCCGCGGTGAGCTCGGGCTGTCCGCCGAAGAGCTCGCTGAGCTCGAGCGGCTCGGCGTCGTCTGA